The genomic stretch GCCATTGATCATCCATCGTATGAAAAGGTCATTGAGTATGCTCAGATTGCAGATGTTCACAAAAATATTGTTGAGTTTAAGGAGCAATATAAAACACTTGTGGGTGAACGCGGGGTCATGCTTTCAGGGGGACAAAAGCAAAGAATTTGCATTGCCAGAGCCTTAATAAAAGACCCAAATATCATTATTTTTGATGATTCTTTGTCTGCTTTAGACACCGAAACGGAACAGAATATTCTTGAAAATATTGATCGGAAAATCAATAATGCGACATCCATAATTATCACACACAGAGAGTCTAGCGCTCAAAAAGCACATCAAATTATCAACCTTACCGAAATTACCAATTCTGTAACCGCATAGCGGTTTCATTCCTAATTGTTAAATAAATCATAAAAAAAATTTTGTGATTAAAAGAATTCTTTTATATTTGTTCTTAACAAGATTAAAAAATATCTAACAATGAGTGAATACAAGGAACGCCATGAAAATGAGATTTTCACGAAGGTGTTAAAAGCAGGGAGAAGAACTTATTTCTTTGATGTGCGCGAGACGAAAGCAGGAGATTATTATCTTACAATCACTGAGAGTAAGAAAAATTTCGGAGAGAATGGGGAAGCTACATTCGAGAAGCATAAAATTTACCTTTACAAGGAAGATTTTAAGAGTTTTCAGGAGATGTTTAATGAGTCCACAGATTTCATCATTAATGAAAAGGGTGAGGATGTAATTTCAGAAAAACATGACAAAGACTTCAAAAGCAGATCTTACACAATAGATTCTGACGACGAAGTTTAAAAAAAAGAATATCTAAAAACACAAGCATCTGAAAAAGATGCTTTTTTTATACCCTAAAAACCAGCTTATGACAAAAATAAAAGGCACACTTTAAAAGTATACCTTTTTTATTTTCATTTATACATATTCTCTCTTAATCTGAGAAAGTATTGTTGGATCCTGTATTTCATTGTCTTTAGCTAATAATAATACCTTAGACAATACTTCTGCTGATTTCGGGTCATCATCTGCAAAAGGCAGGAATAATCGACCTCTATGCTGGGAATGGACAGGAAGTATGGATAAGTATACCCCCGGGATCTGATGCACAACGGCACTACCCAGATGCACACTATATTCTGCCATCTGACCTTTTATCAATACATGTGTCCCTTCAATCTTTATATTATCCAGCTTAAATAAACGGGCCGTTTCCTTCATTAATACAGCCCTCATTTCTATAGATGAATGACTGACTTCCGGATCTACACCTCCTACATGTGCTACTGAAACCACCAAATCTACATCCCGCATTACCTCAGAAAATAATCTTGGATCAATCTTTTCAAAAGGAATATTCTTATAATCCTTGAGAGAGTGGAATTCTATTGTTTCCAACGTTGGACTTTCTATATCTGCCGGTGAGAACCAGTCTGCCATAGCATACAACTTCACCTGGAACCCTTCTTTATGATATACTTTTTGTAACCCTTCCTCATAATCAACCTTCCAACCTCTTGTTTTAAGCAATGCCAGCGCTTGTTTTGGCTGAATCTGATGTCCGGCATATCTACGGGAAACAGATTTCTCTTTCAGTTCATCAGACGTAGGAATATACAATTCTCTGAAAACCTGTTTAAACGGTTGGATAAGTTTTTCTTTAAAGCAGTAATGCTGATAATCGCTCCATACGGAATGCTCATGCAGGTCTACGCAATGTGCAATACGTAAAGAATTTTCTTCGTTCAGCTCCTGAATTTCTCCATGAGCATTGATAAGACTTCCGTCATGATAGAAACCTATTGTATGATCGCTGGAAATAAAGACAAGCTTTTCCAAATGTTTTACAATAACAGGATGTTCAAAAAGAGTTTTGATTTCTTTTAAAAGGAATTCATCACCTCTCACCATAGCTTCTTCTAATCCTTTTCTGGAGCGGGTCCATTGATCACGCATAATCTTGCGGTTACCCGTTAATTCCACAATGGCTTTGTCTTTCTTAATTTTCGGCGGTATAGATTTCAGCTGTTTATCATCTCTGAATACCACCAGCTCTGCTTTTCCATTATCTTCTATGATTAAGCCTACAGTTATTCCATCAATAGTCACCTGCGTTTCTTTTGATAAAAGAGCCTGAATTTGCTTTGTTTCCATCGCCCATGTCAGCCTTATCGGGTCCGGATACCCGGCATTTCTTGCCAGATTTTCAAGAGCGACACGAATGGCTAAAGCTTCACTTGCCTGTTTCATAGAGCCAAACTCCCTGCTTTCTTTTTTGAACTGCTGAATATATTCATATCTACTCAATACATCTTTTTCCGGATTTGCCTTGCTTAAAGGAACAAGCCCATAAACACGTAGATAATCCTGGTCACGCTTATCTTTTACTTTAGCGGTAACTTCTTTAATCTTTAAGCTACCAGACAAGGTATCGGAATACAATCTGGCTCTTCGGTGCCCGTTTCCGTCTGAAATATACTTTGCTGATTCGTACAGCATCTCCCAACGCGATTTCCCAAGTTCTTTATAGGCTTTTATAAACCAATCTTTATCCACAGCCCCATCTTTAAACTCCTGAATATCCACAGATGAATATTTGGCCACCTCACTTTCCAATTTCGCATTCTGTTCCTCATAAGCTCCTGTTTTGGTATGGGCATGCATCCACCATATTGCTGAGTCTAACCCTTTCCAACCTAAATAACTACTGATAAACGACTGCCATTGAGGTGCATACACTGCTGCCTGTATCAGACGAAGCTCTGTAATTTTCTCTTTCTTTATCATTTCATTGAATGACTTCTGAGTATCACTTTCTAAAGGATAACAGTCTGAAATTAATTTAGAAAAGAGCTTTTGCTTGGTCATATTTTCTTTCGCATAAGCATAAATATAATTGGCATACAATCCTGACTTTCCTAAGCCCTTCAGAATCTGGACAAAACGATGGGCACCATATATTTTCTGAAATTCTTGTACAAAGTGAGAAACTGTAGTATTGGCATCACCCCGGATAAGCTCTATGTCAAGGAATTTATCCTGAATTCCTTCAATCATAGGTTTCAGAAAAGGAAATTCTTCTAAAAGATTTTCATTACTATTGATTAATTTACCTCTTGTCAGATCCCTGATGGCTGAATCAGCAGTAAGTATT from Chryseobacterium indologenes encodes the following:
- a CDS encoding DUF3276 family protein; protein product: MSEYKERHENEIFTKVLKAGRRTYFFDVRETKAGDYYLTITESKKNFGENGEATFEKHKIYLYKEDFKSFQEMFNESTDFIINEKGEDVISEKHDKDFKSRSYTIDSDDEV